The stretch of DNA TCTCAAAATTATGGCGTCAATTATGTCGATAAATTAAAAGAAAAGAGTGACATCTCTGCTAATTATTTTTTCTCTAATAGCCGTACAGAAAATGAGAGCACCATACAACAAGAAAATATTCTCCCCGATTCAAGATATCATTCCAATTCTAATACAAAATCATATCATGAAGGGGATAATCATAATGTTCGTTTAGGGTTCAACATTGAAGTGGATTCTACACTTTTAATCAATATAAACCCATCATTTAATGGTACCAAAAACAAAACAGAAAGCACTTCAAATGAGGCATCCAGAAATGAAGAAAACACTTTAACAAATCAATCCAGTACATCTTCATTTTCAGAGACTTTAAATAAGAATTTCAGTAATCGTTTAAGTATTACAAAACGATTTGGTAACAACGGCACCTATTTAAGATTCAATATCTCAAATAAATATAACGTTACAGAGTCTGAAAACTATTTAAATTCTGAAACCGCTATTTTTGGAACGAATCCGGAAACCATTAATAGAAATCAATTTACGGATGGCGACCAAAAATCAAAAGGACTCAATACCAATGTATCCCTCAGATGGCCGTTAATAGCAAAAGCATTATTTTTAGATCTTAAATTTAATTACAGAAACGACAAACAGGAAAATATAAAGCGTACTTACGCTTTTGATCCGGACACACAAGATTTCACTTTATTTGATGAAGCCCTAAGTACAGATTTTGAATATACGAACACAAGAAGCACACCTGCTTTAAGACTCACTTATAAAAAAGAAAAATGGTCTGCCAGTTCTGAAGTAGGTTATGTATATAGAACTTTAGAGCATATCGATTTTTTAAGACCCCAGTTAAGTTTAACACGTGATTTTGAAACCATAGAGCTACGGTCTCATTTTCAGTATCAATTTAACCCAAAATCATATGTATACGCCAGCTATGGTTTAGATAACACGCCGCCACAATTATCGCAATTAAATCCCTTTCAAGATGTCACTAACCCCTTAAATACGATAATTGGAAACCCTAACTTAAAACCGACAAATACGCATAGTTTTTATTTTGGGTACAATACATTCAACTTTCAAAAACGCAGTGGTTTCTTTAGCCACGCCTATGCTAATTTAAGCAACAATCAAGTAGTTACTAAAACAACTATTGATGACAATTTTGTACGAAACACAAGCTATGCTAATGTAAATGGAGGGTATAGTTTAAATGTTGGCAGTAGCTATAATAAAACGGTGAAAATAGACAGTTTAAAAACACTTAAATATAGTGTAGGTCTGTCTGCAAGTACAAACAGAGCGGTTAACTTTAATAATGCCGTACAATATGCTTCAAACAATACAGCTCTAACACCCCATGTAGGGATCACCTTTGCGTGGGATGCTATTATGAGGGTGGTGCCAAATTATAGACTATCGTTTAACAAAACTACATTTGATCTGGACGATTTTAAAGATCAGGAGTTTATCAATCATTCGGCCGGATTACAAATAACAACATTTGTTCCTAAAAAATTTGAATGGCGGCACGACATTAGTTTTAATTATAATCCAAATGTTGCTGAAGGTTTTCAAAAAAGTGCCTGGTTTTGGAATACGACCTTAGCCTATTCTATGTTCAAAGACCAAGGGACTTTGTCTTTAAAAGTTTACGATTTATTAAATCAAAACACAAACGCCAGACGTATCGCCACTCAAAATTATATCCGGGATTCTCAAAGCAAGGTTCTTAAACAGTACTTTATGCTAAGTTTTAGTTGGAAGTTTAATAATTTTTAGAGAATATGCTCATCTATATCTTCAAACAAGACGTCACGTCAAATCAATCGTCATTGTGAAGCCGTCTGTCAGAAGCTATGGTATATCCAGATCTTTTATAAGAACATTTATTTTTATGCTCTTAATACATTGAATCATTAGTTCATTTCTTTTATCCAGATCTTTTTTGCATTGCCCAAAAAAGAAACAAAAAAGTCTAGCCTTGGGTTTTTCGGCGGTCAAATGAGTTTTTAATGTCTAAAAGAAATGAACTCGCACTATGTTAATTTCTAGCTTGCAAACGCTATCTCCCAAACAACCTTCCCTGATCGTTTGTTTTCTTTTGGCAAAGCTCAAACAGCATTTCTTTTTTAACGCCATCTTCAAACATTTGACGCTCGCCTACAAACCCTAGGGCGTTTTATCTACGATTCATGTTTTGATTATTTTATTAACAGATTAATATTTGTGGGTATATTATAACTGCCAACAGACAGGGAGGAGCAATAAGTCTGCACTGAACCTTTTTGGCTTTTAGTTTATACTGAGAAGCCGAAGTACTCAAGACAAGCTAAAGTGTAACAATCTTTTATTGAGAACTCAAAACAATTCTGTCCTAAATAAATTTAAATTTTATAATTGAAATCATTAAGTTGAATAGGAACTTGGTCAGACTTCAGAAATAATGAGCGTAAAGCGGAAGTGCCAAGCGCAGCTTGAAGCATGTAGCTTTCTAAGCGAATGGTGCGCAGCAATTTCCTATGTCTGACTTGATTTTTTTGGCTCGGTTTATCCTGAGCAAAGTCGAAGGGTTTTTTTATCAAGAAAAAAATGAACATAGATTATAAAAAATAAACTTCTATTTTAAGTTTTAGCTCACAACAAACTAATAATACAACTCTTAAATAAAACCTTACAAAACGTTTAGGATGCTATTGAACTCAAAATATAAATTGAAGTAAACTCACAAACAGATTCTCACATTTTGACTACGCTCAATGCAGGCAGTCGCACTCTGATACTCCTCAGAATGACCTCATTCTTTTTGACAAAACCAGTATAATATCGTTAAACCCGCATTATGCATTAGAACTTCGTCATGAGACTTGTAAATACAATAAAGCCTAATACTTTCTTGATTTCAGCATAGCACCACTATGGTTAAATCAAAAAGTATAGCGAAGCACTAGGTTTTGAAGTAGTTTCAAGACGTAATAGATTTTCTAATGAATAATGCGGGTTAAATCCTTTTCAGATAAGTTTTAATCCATTTGGATTAAACTATATCATCGATATTTGTAATGGTTAGTAATTTTTGTCTTTTTGACTTCGGTTGCGCCCAATCACCATTTACTGGAATTCTACTGATTGCGCGTAGCCGAAACAAAAAATATTCTTTTTTGTTTCAAATATTCATAAGTCAACGTGAATAATATTTAAAAGTTATAAAATAATTTCGAGTGAAATTCAAAAAGAATTTAGCATTGATAAAAATTCTGTCATAAATAAATTTGGAGGCTAAATTTTATAATTGAAGTTAATAAAGAATTTTTTGAAACGAACTATTCTCGAAGCAGAACCATAGAGGTATTTCGTTCATTTCATACCCAATCAAGTTGAGCACAAAGTTTTGGCCTTTGGGTCAAAAATCAAAATTCTGTATTTAGATTCCCGCCTTCTCGGGAATGACAATTTCAACGGAAACCCCGAGACAGAGCCTCGAGGAATTCTTTTCGATTAAGTTGAATAGGAACTTGGTCAGACTTCAGAAATAGTGAGCGTAAAGCGGAAGTGCCAAGCGCAGCTTGAAGCATGTAGCTTTCAAAGCGAATGGTGTGTAGCAATTTCCTATGTCTGACTTGATTTTTTTGGCTCGGTTTATCCTGAGCAAAGTCGAAGGGTTTTTTTATCAAGAAAAAAATGAACAGAGGCCATAAAAAACATCTCCATTTTAATTTTCAACTCATAAAGGAGCATTATTACTACCCTCAAAAGAACACTTTAAAAAACATTTAAGACACTATTGACCGAGAAACATTTCTGTCATAAATAAATTTGGAGCCAAATTTTATAATCGAAGTCAATAAGCCGAATAGAAACTCGGTCAGACTTCAGAAATAATGAGCGTAAAGCGGAAGTGCCAAGCGCAGCTTGAAGCATGTAGCTTTCTAAGCGAATGGTGCGCAGCAATTTCCTATGTCTGACTTGATTTTTTTGGTTCTTTTTTTTATCAAGAAAAAAATGAACAGAGATCATAAAAAACATCTCCATTTTAATTTTCAACTCATAAAGGAGCATTATTACTACCCTCAAAAGAACACTTTAAAAAACCTTTAAGACACTATTGACCGAGAAACATTTCTATCATAAATAAACTTGGAGGCCAAATTTTATAATCGAAGTCAATAAGCCGAATAGAAACTCGGTCAGACTTCAGAAATAATGAGCATAAAGCGGAAGTGCCAAGCGCAGCTTGAAGCATGTAGCTTTCAAAGCGAATGGTGTGCAGCAATTTCCTATATCTGACTTGATTTTTTTGGCTCGTTTTATCCTGAGCAAAGTCGAAGGGTTTTTTTATCAAGAAAAAAATGAACAGAGATCATAAAAAATAAACTAAGATCATAGAGCGAGTTCTTTTTATCTGTGGTTGGGGTTTCTCCATAGCATTTTAAACAGAATTTTAGTAAGTCTATACTTTCATGCCGGCCAGACAGATTTGATTCTTTTCGCTGCAATGGCAAAAAAGTATAATATATTCATTAATATTCAGCTATAAATACAAGTGTTCCCTGAAGTCAAAACAAAAAGACATACTGCTACCCATAGATTGTTATACCTAAATATTTAGCATAAAAGGTATTAAACCCAAAGATCCCGCTTTTCCAGCAGGATTAGCCCCGCCTTGGGCGGGACAGGTTCAACTATCTGTTTTGAATGCGTTGCTTCGCAACTTTTAAAAACAGAGTTTTCCTGCCACGCAATAAGCGTGGACTAATAAAACCAAGTTAAAAGACATCCTTTTCAGACAAGTTTTAATCCTTTTAAATTAAATCTTATCATCGATATTTGTTACGGTTAGTAATTTTTGTCTTTTTGACTTCGGTTGCGCCCAGTCCCCCATTTTATTGGAATTCTACAGATTGAGCGTAGCCGAAACAAAAGATCTCGCTGGATACTGAAACAAGTTCAGCACATGAAGCGAGATTAGTTCAACTACTAATTTTGAAGACACTGCTTCGCAACTTTTCAAAATTGAGTTTCACTAATAAAATATTATATTAAGTTTTGCTTAGAAATCTAATCATTTTTTTTAAGTCAAAACTCAAAAAACATGTTCCTACACATAGACTGTTACACCTAATATATTTAACATAAAAGATGTTAAATCTAAAGACCCCGCTGGAAAAGCGGGATTAGTTCAACTATCTATTTTGAATGCATTGCTTCGCAACTTTTCAAAATAGAGTTTTCCTGCCACGCCATAGGCGTGGACTAACAAAACCAGACTTATAAGACATCCTTTTCGGACAAGTTTTAATCCTTTTAAGTTAAGTCTTATCATCGATCTTTGTTTAGTCTGATATCTAATTTCGGTTGCGCCCGATCGCCTTTTTTTATAGGGATTCTTGGGGATTGAGCGTAGCTGAAATTTATCCTATAACTTCAAATAAGGTACGAATTTATATTTATAATGCCTAATAAATAAAGAAAATATTTGTATTTTCTTACTTTAATCGACCTCAATTTCTAAGTGAATCAAAAAAGACAATTCTATACTCTGAGTCATTTATATCAATCTAAATTCTTTTTTTTCATTTAGTTAAACCCACAATTAAATAACGGAATGTCAGTCCGAGCTTGTCGAGGACTATTCTCGCTTATCTGGATGTTCATATTCAGTATAGTTTTTAGAAAACTCAATTAAATCATTCCAATTCTCATCAATTAGCGCTTCTTTTTTTCGTTGAGACCACCCTTTAATTTGTTTTTCAATTTTAATAGCTTCCGATGGGTTAGTACACTGCAAATACCATTTTAGTTTGATTGGTCGTCTTGAATACGTTTAATACCAATTTAGGCGTAAAATCCCGCATGTCGCCTCGTTCTTTTTAAATCTAAATGCCTTGTTCATAAATTCCGTAATGATGTTATGCAATCTAATCACAGCGTTTTTAGATTTTAATATAACATCGGCTTTAATACGGCATTTTACGCCCAAATTGGTATAGCTATCTTTTCTATAACCAGACTCATGTTGGTTAATTCTTCTTTCTAAATTGTTAGTCATTCCTGTGTAATAGGTTTTGTCTGAACAAAGTAATATATATACGTAATAAAATTTCATTTTAATTTCAATTTGTGCTTCGACCCTTCGACAAGCTCAGGGTGACATCGGAACTTCTTTTTGTCTCAATTGTTTCGACTAGCTACCATTGGTCTATTTTTAAATCATTTTTTCGAGTAAATTACAAATATATTATTCCATAATCTAAATAAAGAATTTCTTGAAATGAACTATCCCGAGGCAAGCCGTAGGGGGTATTTCGCTCGTTTCTTTTTGACCTAATGGTCAAAAACCGAAATTCTGTTATTTAGATTACTCATGCATTTTATCTCATTAAATAGGAAATCGTGAATGCTTTGCATTTCCGGCTTTATTCATTGTTTTTTATTTTATAATAATGAATTCATGAATCTTTCGATTTCACGGGAATTATAATTTCAATGGAAACCCCGAGGCAAGCCTACGGAGAATTCTTTGCGATTAAAACTCAACACAGGTTTCGACATGACAACCAGGTTCTATTTTACATTCTGAGTCATTTCGAACACAGTGAGAAATCACATAATTAATGGCTAAACCTTGATATTTTCAAGTCTTATATAATTCAAAAAACGACTCTGATGAGATAATTACTAATAAATTACAACTAAAGGATAAGCCTGATATTTAGACAGATACTGAAACAAGTTCAGCATTAATTCAACTTACAATTTTGAGTTCGTCTTATAGACTTCTCAAAATTGAGTTTCATTAATTAATCCCTCTCAGACATTTTTATCTCCCTTTAAGCTAATTTGCATCACTTACATTTGTGACAGATTTAAATTTCATACAATAATCCCCCTAAGCTGGGTAGTACTAATTTGTAGTTGTCCTGAATTTACTTTTCAAATTAATCTACCCAGTTTTAATACACTAATAAAATATAACGAAAGTGTAAATCTGAGATTTAGCTCAATGCTGAAATACTGAAACAAATTTAGCACAGAATTTCACTAGATGCTGAAACTAGTTCAGCACTTAGGGTTCAGCATTAATTCAACTTACGACTTTGAGTATGTCTTGCAGACATCTCAAAATTGGGTTTCATTAATCCCTCTAAGACAAGTTATCATCCTTTTTAAATAAGTTTTATTTGCGATTTTTGTAAGAAGTTACCCCAAATAATAAAAAAGCAATGGTACAACGCGTATTTACACATAAAAAGAC from Flavivirga spongiicola encodes:
- a CDS encoding outer membrane beta-barrel protein encodes the protein MKYCFFVLTMLYQTISFAQTKPFKISGTLIAESDKTPLEAATIYLKRVKDSSLVTYTISDKNGKFSLEGKTADTRLNFYISYVGYQTYYQTIHLDQESINLNTVGLKTDLNALEEIFIKVSPPVVIKKDTLKFNAAAFKTKKDANVEDLLKQLPGVDINEEGKITINGKEVDNILVNGKPFFSNDPTITTRHLSKEIIENIQITDTKTKAEAFAGDEGDKEKKTINLVIKKENNDGVFGQVAAGAGTNKRNKFAGMLNLFDNDQRISLLTGGNNINSPGFSFGGGLTSGQGITVSQNYGVNYVDKLKEKSDISANYFFSNSRTENESTIQQENILPDSRYHSNSNTKSYHEGDNHNVRLGFNIEVDSTLLININPSFNGTKNKTESTSNEASRNEENTLTNQSSTSSFSETLNKNFSNRLSITKRFGNNGTYLRFNISNKYNVTESENYLNSETAIFGTNPETINRNQFTDGDQKSKGLNTNVSLRWPLIAKALFLDLKFNYRNDKQENIKRTYAFDPDTQDFTLFDEALSTDFEYTNTRSTPALRLTYKKEKWSASSEVGYVYRTLEHIDFLRPQLSLTRDFETIELRSHFQYQFNPKSYVYASYGLDNTPPQLSQLNPFQDVTNPLNTIIGNPNLKPTNTHSFYFGYNTFNFQKRSGFFSHAYANLSNNQVVTKTTIDDNFVRNTSYANVNGGYSLNVGSSYNKTVKIDSLKTLKYSVGLSASTNRAVNFNNAVQYASNNTALTPHVGITFAWDAIMRVVPNYRLSFNKTTFDLDDFKDQEFINHSAGLQITTFVPKKFEWRHDISFNYNPNVAEGFQKSAWFWNTTLAYSMFKDQGTLSLKVYDLLNQNTNARRIATQNYIRDSQSKVLKQYFMLSFSWKFNNF
- a CDS encoding GIY-YIG nuclease family protein: MQCTNPSEAIKIEKQIKGWSQRKKEALIDENWNDLIEFSKNYTEYEHPDKRE
- a CDS encoding GIY-YIG nuclease family protein, producing MKFYYVYILLCSDKTYYTGMTNNLERRINQHESGYRKDSYTNLGVKCRIKADVILKSKNAVIRLHNIITEFMNKAFRFKKNEATCGILRLNWY